From Zea mays cultivar B73 chromosome 3, Zm-B73-REFERENCE-NAM-5.0, whole genome shotgun sequence:
aaaactattggcgggccttcaagaaaaatgtttggaatttagcaacaaatgtattcaacgactgagaaaaattttccactcagttggagtgggcagtgagaaattcaccccgtcagctgaagatttaccaaagaccttcgaacatattgagggtgaaattgatgagcttgacgaagttatagccgggcacggtgacttctgcgcctgggtagcttctcggggcactgctgcagctttcctaaaagctggctgtgatcatggaaagattgtcaataggcccaatttcactttatcaccatcaattctagatgacattcctgatctcgcccgaagcatttccaaTAGATTCGTAAAGATgaaatggacaaaaggcgggcgagaaaaggctggagacgaagctcggagtcatcttgaaccagtaagaaatcataccttgtgcttacctcttccttcaagctcgattttgactaacAACAActaaattcatgtaggatgacgaagccgaagccgatggttAAAAAGAATAACGCCGAAGCTGAAgtcccttgaagattaaataggagtagactgtagacagactcaaggaacttttgagataacttttgtaaatgtaactgaacttgtctttaatgaattttgttcataccttgtaatatgctcttatccttccattaatgtatgagaggtgctttgatgtggacgaaattatctttttgagccgaaggcgaaaaaacaccttcccttcttttcgtacacagcgaagcatagaaaacaacatttcctttcttccgaagctcttctttttgtacacgaagaagctcttcttttttttttctttttgccgaagcaaccacttatgctatgatgatgattatcctacatatgcctggatgaatgtttatgaatgcaaatgctatgatgtaatgtgatgtgcaaatgaatgtccaaacatatatccgaagccataatcacagccattatttccttagaaacaatcacacatgagctctgcattcccttaggaacgactttggagcttcttcgccttttactttcggcagaatcagcgttgacttttcgctgtaagctctgcattcccttaggaacgactttggagcttcttcgccttttactttcggcggaatcagcgttgacttttcgctgtaagctctgcattcccttaggaacgactttggagcttcttcgttttttacttttcggcactcgatggtgcgttctcagcttttacatttacattcttgggggattttgctcttatagaactaaaaaaggaaattacatacgatggccccattaaaaacctttctcccccttcagaaaggaaaagggtgccatgaaagaaaaagtgaaaaaatataaaaaattacatcaagttatacataatatcgccgaagctcatccgcattccaagatctaggaatgtcgttgccgtccatatccttcaatctgtacgagccgggtcttgacgaagatactaccaaaaaaggtccttcccatttcaactgcaacttgcccactgtatctgggttggccactcttcgaagcaccaaatgtcctggttcaatattctttagccgaacctttctatcacgccatttgattgtttcggcttgatatttattgatgttctccacagcttgaagcctgatcccttctaaagcatctttttccacagaataagcagcttcggaacctgattctgccgaagctactactcttattgatccggttttagcttcctccggagttattgcttcgtcactgaacaataacttgaatggagtaaaacctgttgaccttgatgttgttgtgttgtggctccacaccactttgattaattgatctggccactttcccctgggttgattgaagattaacttcattattcctgtcattataatgtcattggctctttcaacgagtccgtttgactccgggtgcctgactgatgcaaaatggatcttcgtaccaatttgatcacagaaatctctaaaagcttcggagtcgaactgtgttccattatccacagtgatggcctttggtaccccgaaacgacaaacaatattctgccagaaaaacttttgaatggtggccgaagttattgtggctaaaggctttgcctcaatccatttggaaaaatattccacagccactacaacatatcttaagtttccttgggccggtggtaacggacctaacaagtcaaggccccacctttgcaatggccagatgggttgtatgagctgggttaaggacgaaggttgtttttgatctcttgcacatttctgacaaccttcacacttttgaactaattccgctgcatccgaagctgccttcggccaataaaacccttgacggaaaacttttccaagtaacgacctagatccaatgtgagatccgcacaggcctgcatgtatttctttcatcaattctatgccttcggttctagataaacatttgagtagtggagcacaaactccatgcttgtacaactccccttctatcatgacatatgggcgagctcttgcctctatcctcctgttataagtttcgtcatctgaaaggaatttaccttgaaggtaagagatgatctcagttctccaatcttcgctataaacaggagatatgttgaggattgctctttcaagaagttccactgaaggtgcttttattgtttcgaagaacacatccgaaggtaagggcagcccctgtgctgctgacttagctagcaaatcagcatgctcattttgtcctcgagggatatttttgacagaaaatccttcgaaggaagcttcaactcttcggaccatgtccagatatttttcaagcttcggatctttagccttgcaactcttgtcgatatgacccgaaacaacctgggaatcagttttaagaatggcccttctgattcccattgcttttagcttccgaagacccaaaagcagagcttcgtactcagtaatattgtttgtacaactgaaatcgagtcttgccgcataacaagttttaactttggatggtgaaaccaacacagcagctgctcctgccccgaaggttccccaagacccatcgcaaaacactgtccatacttcggcatctttatttgtttcttcatcctgagcccctggcgtccaatcggcgataaaatctgccaacgcttgggactggatcaaagatctatgcacataatcaatgcaaaattcattgagctctgcagcccattttctaatccgcccagtagcttctctatttctcataatatccttcaacggctgcgaagaaggaacaacaatattgtatgcttgaaagtaatgccgaagctttctggatgccatcaaaacagcatataacaccttctctaattctgtataatttttctttgatatactaagaactttagatacaaaatacactgggagttgcttcttgacttggccatcaagcttctcctggacaagtgctgcacttaccgctgagtgcgaagctgccacatataataacaaaggagcccctggcgttggtggagttaatgttgttaaatctatcaaatattgcttcagttcctcgaaggctttttgttggcttggtccccattgaaagacttcggctgatttcagcacttcgaagaatggtaaatttctttctgctgatctggatataaatctattaagagatgccagcctccctgtcaatctttgggcccccttttttgtagttggtggctccattcgaagtatagcttcaattttacttggattagcttcaattccctttgttgaaaccaagcatccaagaaatttccccttctttactccgaagacacatttttctggattcaactttaggccagcttgtctaaaactggcgaaggtctcctgcaaatcagcaatgtgattttcctgtttcgtgctttttacaatgatatcatcaacataagttagcacatttctgcctatctaagattggagaaccttcgcagtcattctgctgaaacttcctccagcgttcttgagcccctcaggcatccgaaggtaacaatatgttccactaggggttatgaaactggtctttggctcatcctccttcttcatccaaatttgatgatagcctgaataacaatcgagaagactcataagctctgacgaagctgctgcatcaactaaggagtctatccttggcaatgggaattcgtccttcggacaagccttgttgagatctgtaaaaacgatacacattcgccatttgccattggccttttttaccataacagtgttagctagccattctgggtactttacttctctaataactcctgcactgaggagtcttttgacttcattacgagcaccttcggccttatcatcagacattttccgaagcctctgctttctgggtctgaaggatgggtcaacattgagcgagtgttcaataacatctctgttaactccgcaaagatcattggctgaccatgcaaaaacatctttgttgttgaacaaaaaccttatcaaggttttctcctgttcttcggataattgagagcccaacaacaccctctgctctgctatgtcctcacataagagcatgggcttcggctgatctgctgaagctgctttctcccttctgaatttgtactgttcacaagcttcagctccatctatgttatggattgctttggagtcagtccagtttccttcggcccttctggcagcttcctgacttccatgaatagcgatgtgtccttgatccgaaggtatcttcatgcaaaggtaagcaggatgaagaattgcttcgaaagcattgagggtgccacgaccaataattgcattgtaagggtattccatgtcaacaatgtcaaacacaacttgctcagttctagtgttgttgatgaatccgaagatcactggcatggtgatcttgcccagtgctacaatctgtcttcctccgaagccacagagagggtgtgtagcatcatgaatcttatcttctggctcttgcatttgtctgaaggccttagcaaatatgatatcagctgcactgcctgtatcaaccaagacattgtggaccagaaaccctttgataacgcaagaaataatcatagcatcgttatgaggaaaatccttgagctgaaggtcctcctgggagaaggtgattggaatgtgagaccaccttgacttgataaagggtccctgcactccaacatgttgcacccttctctgcgcctctttcttctgctttttattggctggttctgagcacgaaccacctgttatcgggagcaccagcttcgggtccgaagcagctccagcttgatcgttgaacgaagccatcagctcaaaaaagtggaagtgagttcaccagaggtgggcgccaatgttggggacttgttctcaaatgctatgaattaagaacaaggcaacataaaatgttaaatgttaacgtccttcgtccacgaagcattattcctttgaggataatgaaccttggacgaaggttgatgagaatacgattatgaaggttaagtcttcgtaatcgaattttaatagattgtataagataacataaaataaagagtatcaaaggtaaatgaatcataaacaaaccatattatatttacttaatatattaaattattgaatacagttatacctctgccttggcaaagattggttcccgaatgatgcgattgcaattacaggaatgcgtgaacagtaagggaatactgttcactatttataggcacaggacacagcctgtgaggaattacaatcatgcccctcataaaagtttacaacattgacccagacctttatggactaaaaggtcattctatctttaagtcggtttatagtaccgaagcttcatgaagaggaaccttcggccgtctcatacaaacagcttcagccgaaagctgcttcttcctacaagac
This genomic window contains:
- the LOC118476690 gene encoding uncharacterized protein; protein product: MLLSKALKMQQDLEDKKHEVIIENLESKIKEQSAAIEKKNFELQATEGLLAEAEAKITELNTKLLCQSGQFEQEKQELNAKLEAEVQQNSDLKKLLAGLQEKCLEFSNKCIQRLRKIFHSVGVGSEKFTPSAEDLPKTFEHIEGEIDELDEVIAGHGDFCAWVASRGTAAAFLKAGCDHGKIVNRPNFTLSPSILDDIPDLARSISNRFVKMKWTKGGREKAGDEARSHLEPDDEAEADG